In Coccidioides posadasii str. Silveira chromosome 4, complete sequence, one genomic interval encodes:
- a CDS encoding uncharacterized protein (EggNog:ENOG410PIQQ~COG:S~BUSCO:2124at33183), with translation MPKTNVVNKPLDPEQRERDINRKLQVYGIYSAFKRGKVPSNKQIDIALNSVLQSKPFTSPSTKLSEEGRVVVQDVRNVINSAKNLVLVKNEGNLLQEFIWDAENFQRPQVETPEKPVDREGAKQHGQQVAEGLKTLGTLLVTNGEFRKLLSDATLLLRDIAGDTAQKAANVVRPSEDRLAQIDQPAPEGVWHEKPDMSKEGIKARMKTKTQKDKEARKGAAKEAGPAEQNGTVDGAVTEEAKSRRREATERTKEFLASKMPKERREQTVWRVKKMIVEIQGHSDYQHAIETLLSVAETYTGHTKSLSKQGAGTLKGAREESDLQKLETKLRTLLERSANSTSLDDVFEAVNKIYKDADSDPRLREWFKSVNLFTRRCLQEQGFVLQEESNEEWKRLYDEGHYLLRDRYRDDSNRLVGEVKFIGEQFDQDPLNRDFAQSLQRLWTNLGTDMQGRVVFKKHLLKDFANVVVPGIFENLHYIPIPRIEVSDPMIDLIVENLAVETDNLMPNVLEFGSDNYWRWGRKKITNKHDNKVMISATGVQTDLKDVSYYVRKKKGFPRISDVGIMNIYLGGEGFSFKIVGSTSQAEDRQHFIKPEIVDVTIKNFDVKLKKSKHKLLFTMFRPLLFKVMRPAIQKAVEKQIRDSFTKGDAFAYEIYNEAQRTREAARSDPEDKRSMYAHYLAATRKKMAERKEEARKKAEAKPKSETKVNMAFTQHDSIFKGIELPGGISTKATEYRELAEKGERWESPVFGIGSASESSSLPTLAPITRKPHQIVVKTREQEAAERAAAEPATTEPSAPAPQPLTTYPSLSTAAGEATLNGPHTIPGTRAPV, from the exons ATGCCGAAAACCAACGTTGTCAATAAGCCTTTAGACCCCGAACAGAGGGAAAGG GATATTAACCGCAAATTGCAAGTCTATGGCATATATTCGGCGTTCAAAAGAGGAAAAGTGCCATCA AACAAACAGATTGATATTGCATTAAACAGTGTGCTACAATCTAAACCTTTTACTTCACCGTCAACCAAACTCTCCGAGGAAGGTCGCGTGGTCGTACAGGACGTTCGCAATGTTATCAATAGCGCCAAGAATCTCGTCCTAGTTAAAAATGAAGGGAACCTTTTGCAGGAGTTCATTTGGGATGCCGAGAACTTCCAGCGCCCTCAAGTGGAAACTCCAGAGAAGCCAGTAGACAGAGAGGGTGCCAAACAACACGGTCAGCAAGTCGCCGAGGGTTTGAAAACCTTGGGGACGCTTTTGGTGACCAATGGCGAATTCAGAAAGCTCC TTAGCGATGCCACTCTCCTCCTCCGTGATATAGCTGGTGACACGGCCCAAAAGGCCGCAAACGTCGTGAGGCCTTCCGAGGATAGGCTTGCTCAAATCGACCAACCAGCTCCTGAGGGTGTGTGGCATGAAAAGCCCGATATGTCCAAGGAGGGCATCAAAGCCCGAATGAAAACGAAGACTCAAAAGGACAAGGAGGCCCGCAAAGGAGCGGCTAAAGAAGCAGGGCCTGCTGAGCAGAACGGAACAGTCGATGGTGCTGTAACTGAAGAGGCCAAATCCCGTAGGCGCGAGGCTACTGAACGCACTAAAGAATTCCTCGCTTCAAAGATGCCGAAAGAGCGTCGAGAGCAAACCGTGTGGCgagtgaagaagatgattgtGGAGATCCAGGGACACTCTGATT ACCAACATGCCATTGAAACTCTGCTGTCAGTAGCAGAAACATATACCGGCCACACCAAATCCTTATCCAAGCAGGGAGCAGGAACGTTGAAGGGTGCAAGGGAAGAGTCCGATCTCCAGAAATTGGAAACCAAGCTTAGA ACACTCCTCGAGCGCTCTGCCAACTCCACATCTCTTGATGACGTGTTCGAGGCTGTTAATAAGATCTATAAAGATGCCGACAGTGATCCTCGACTGAGAGAGTGGTTCAAATCCGTGAATTTATTTACTCG CCGCTGTCTCCAGGAGCAAGGATTCGTCTTGCAGGAAGAGTCGAACGAAGAGTGGAAGAGACTTTATGATGAGGGTCACTACCTGCTCCGAGACCGTTATCGAGACGACAGCAATCGCCTTGTGGGCGAGGTCAAGTTTATCGGCGAACAATTTGATCAGGATCCTCTTAACAGAGATTTTGCTCAATCTCTGCAGCGGCTTTGGACGAATCTTGGAACTGATATGCAGGGAAGGGTTGTCTTCAAGAAACATCTGCTTAAAGACTTTGCCAATGTGGTGGTCCCAGGGATCTTTGAAAACCTTCATTACATTCCTATCCCACGCATTGAAGTGTCTGATCCGATGATAGATTTG ATCGTGGAAAACCTTGCCGTCGAAACCGATAACCTGATGCCCAATGTGCTCGAGTTTGGTAGCGATAACTACTGGCGTTGGGGACGCAAGAAAATCACCAACAAGCACGACAACAAAGTGATGATCTCCGCCACAGGAGTCCAAACTGACTTGAAGG ATGTGAGTTATTACGTACGGAAGAAGAAGGGATTTCCAAGAATTTCGGATGTCGGTATCATGAATATCTACCTAGGCGGTGAAGGTTTCAGTTTTAAAATCGTTGGATCAACCTCCCAAGCAGAGGATAGGCAACATTTCATCAAACCTGAAATCGTCGATGTCACAATCAAAAACTTTGATGTGAAACTGAAGAAATCCAAACACAAGCTTCTCTTCACTATGTTTAGGCCCCTTCTGTTCAAGGTCATGCGTCCAGCCATCCAGAAGGCGGTAGAAAAGCAAATTCGCGACTCATTCACGAAGGGGGATGCTTTCGCATATGAAATCTACAACGAGGCTCAACGTACCCGAGAGGCCGCTCGAAGTGATCCCGAAGACAAACGTAGCATGTACGCACACTATCTTGCAGCAACACGGAAGAAAATGGCAGAAAGAAAGGAGGAGGCACGGAAGAAGGCGGAGGCTAAACCGAAGAGCGAGACCAAAGTCAACATGGCCTTCACCCAGCACGATTCTATCTTCAAGGGAATTGAACTACCCGGAGGCATCTCCACCAAAGCCACTGAATACAGAGAGCTCGCCGAGAAGGGAGAAAGATGGGAGTCACCTGTCTTTGGAATCGGTAGTGCGTCCGAGAGCAGCAGCTTACCGACACTTGCTCCGATCACACGCAAACCGCATCAGATTGTCGTCAAGACTCGTGAGCAAGAGGCAGCAGAGCGTGCTGCTGCAGAACCTGCTACTACAGAACCTTCTGCTCCCGCGCCTCAGCCTCTAACCACCTATCCGTCACTCTCCACCGCTGCTGGTGAAGCTACGCTCAACGGCCCTCACACGATTCCTGGGACCAGAGCCCCAGTTTAA
- a CDS encoding uncharacterized protein (EggNog:ENOG410PPRW~COG:I~TransMembrane:5 (o31-49i61-86o92-110i176-194o206-225i)~BUSCO:12886at33183) → MSAKAPASSVPAKTVFTTSRAYLLLYNTASFALWSVITLRLFLLLALLIPTGHVAATYNALFPLLRVTQSLALLEIVHSLVGIVRAPVTTTLMQVASRIVVVWGVMWMFAEERVGREMGILGGGRGGGGKLGDWGFVGCLGAWGVTECVRYGFFMLQISGNGVPGWLSWLRYNTFFVLYPIGISSECVLMYLALEPAIMVHALLPWVFKAILLVYVPGSYILYTHMMAQRRKVMKAAAKKAT, encoded by the exons ATGTCTGCCAAAGCTCCCGCCTCGTCCGTTCCCGCGAAAACTGTCTTCACCACCTCACGGGCCTACCTCCTCCTGTACAACACGGCATCCTTCGCCCTCTGGAGCGTCATCACTCTTCGTCTGTTTCTTCTCTTAGCTCTGCTTATCCCCACCGGCCATGTGGCAGCCACCTACAATGCGCTCTTCCCGCTGCTGCGGGTGACGCAGTCGCTTGCGCTGCTGGAGATTGTGCATTCGCTGGTGGGCATCGTGCGGGCACCGGTGACTACGACGCTGATGCAGGTTGCGAGCAGGATTGTGGTGGTTTGGGGAGTGATGTGGATGTTTGCGGAGGAGAGGGTGGGGAGGGAAATGGGAATCCTCGGTGGGGGTagaggagggggagggaaGTTGGGAGATTGGGGGTTCGTCGGGTGTTTGGGAGCTTGGGGAGTGACAGAATGTGTGAGATACGGGTTCTTTATGCTGCAGATTTCGGGCAATGGAGTGCCTGGATGGCTTAGTTGGTTGAG GTATAATACCTTCTTTGTGCTGTATCCGATCGGGATTTCGAGCGAGTGCGTGTTGATGTATCTTGCCTTGGAGCCGGCGATCATGGTGCATGCGTTACTGCCGTGGGTGTTTAAGGCTATTTTGTTAGTTTATGTCCCAG GCTCGTACATCTTGTACACGCATATGATGGCTCAAAGACGAAAGGTTATGAAAGCCGCGGCAAAAAAAGCCACCTGA